ATGTTTGGCTGCTGAGAAACCTGACGAAAATAATAGAAAAGGAGACACATCGGATTTGGTGGGGTGTATTAAATagtcaatttcttaattttaatttctgtATTGTTCAATGAGTTCTTTGAATTAAGGCTAGCAATTTGCAGTTACATTGAAATCAAGGGATTTGGGAAATTAAACCCTAATTGAAATTGTATTTTGTCTACCTAATTTCGTGTTCGTTGTCTTGTCTGTTTAGTTAAATACTGAAATTTATAAGTGTTTGGTTATTTGAAGTGAAAATCTTCTGATTAAAAGTTATTAGCTTTAGTTGATCTCTTACGTTTTTTTCGGCATTTATGTGCCCATTGGATTGGAGAACAGGATGACTGCAAAGGTTGGTACTGCATCCACAGTCGAACCTCGCACTGCTGAGATGTCTGGTACAACGATGACACCTGCATCATCAGCTGGTACACAAAAGGTCTCCATGTTTGCTGCCAAGGCCGGATTTGTTATACCAAAAAACAAGCTGTCGGGTTCACTTGTGCCTGTCTTTCGCGGAAGTAAAAACCTGGGAGCCGGTGATGCAGTTAGTGGAGAAAGTAAGAAACAGATTCAGAGGAAAACAAAATGGGGCCCTGATCTCACCCAAGATGCTTCTGTCAAAAAGGGAAGAGCTTTAGCTTATCAGGTATTGTTTGGATtgtttgcaagtctttttctggTCATCTTTCGTTTGATACTATGTTATTTCGTAGTtctaaaatcaaaatttgttCTTGGTTTATGCATCTTTTTCCCACTTTACCTGTTTTTATGTTTGGGCAATGTCAAACCTCGCTAATTGCATGTTCCCATCCCCATGTagttaaaatttcaaatttatggTTTGGAGGCATTCGTCGCCCCACTTGTGGGAGGAATAAATATTTCCAGCTAGTGGAAGTTCATTGTTTCCCTTTTACATTGGGTATTAATATGCTGGTTGTGTCTTCTGTGTGAATGGTTCACATGGAAACCTCCCATTCCAGGTGCCACTAAGTGATATTACTGCCTGTTTGGTGGACAAATTTTGAGCAGACTCGGGTGGATCAAATTACACAACAGCTGAAATCTGGAATGTTAGAGGATGAGAATGATGAGGACTTACTATCAGCACCTCAAGATCTGCACCACAAATCCTCTAAGCATCAAATTGACACAAAGGTAAATTCCATTTCATgttctattattttttttcatttattctcGAGTACTTTCGTTTCTATGTTGAATGATGTTTCTATTCTTAAGCACTGATAATAATATTCGTCAATGTAGGACGTCGACCAGCTGGAACTTGAAAAGCAGAAAGCCACAGGTGCGTTTGACAGCTTTCTTAGATTATACCTTCCTGTATGTTATATTATAGATTGCATGATTATCGTTTTCTTGACGATATTCAGGTGAGATATTAAAGTTAAATCCAAGCTACAAGGCCCCACCTGATTATAAACCTTTGTTGAAAGAGGCTATAGTCCCTATTCCTGTAAGTTTATCTT
This window of the Malus domestica chromosome 03, GDT2T_hap1 genome carries:
- the LOC114823838 gene encoding uncharacterized protein codes for the protein MTAKVGTASTVEPRTAEMSGTTMTPASSAGTQKVSMFAAKAGFVIPKNKLSGSLVPVFRGSKNLGAGDAVSGESKKQIQRKTKWGPDLTQDASVKKGRALAYQTRVDQITQQLKSGMLEDENDEDLLSAPQDLHHKSSKHQIDTKDVDQLELEKQKATGEILKLNPSYKAPPDYKPLLKEAIVPIPVKEYPKYNLVGLIYGPGSDNQKQLEKSMQIRKPEPRFKCMVPKQGQDRRLK